One segment of Clavelina lepadiformis chromosome 2, kaClaLepa1.1, whole genome shotgun sequence DNA contains the following:
- the LOC143445479 gene encoding uncharacterized protein LOC143445479, which translates to MIPHGGGPTVKRNFKLLVDPQLKKGQEKLIRFDGESYSCSNHGQRPVVVRDPRSRSTLLWGRKERVDLPVPRYKVDEWYIGAVPPREITFSCLNDNITIQFMQQLCSKFGKLERVKVYKHPKTDEHMGLAKVAFASIKSAAKCVEALHHTSIMGNVINAEIDCKGELLKRLHHKILKGEILADTMPDVIKHTQERPLPRKSRRKSSQEDPRRKSTDSIGDRQSSIDPHSHSQGPKTPPLKSKPSISISEKSFDEDFGDIHFQDLQIDMPPHPGMALPVLQPQPMVDHQGRPSAQLHRISSGLNLQSYHSLESGYASHPNSASLPTDQSSPFNTAPSEEQFLDSHEHHVEKNEKSNKNKQKVHEQDKKRKGPKVWTEDLENRIHNLLTEQNQKYNLPDSKIKKDKAPFKQKNSENSQLKFQSPSQHPDYSLDGKLDRFSEQPCTPEDLEDGECSGDDQSDEVHLSDEKEKSESHLVSEGLPEPGISSPPPPPGFSKGPRDRFSRSPSPRFMPGHSPPHMERTLPPDHPDFDQRKDGHGRFPPGEFFHPRGTFPNERFRPPSPGRRSPEFDRFSHNRFEPVPRSPTFDRRRRPPSPFDHLRRRSPGFEHHRFCRSPGRGRPLSPGRGRPLSPGRGRPLSPGRGRPPSPGFMRRHDFPPGHPEFDRRRSPSPRFERQARGLSPRRFDGPIIRREFDGSPRRERFCHNSPREMDRRRREMSPRFADHERRRHSPGFRPEPPWLAKPPPSPETRHLREQRELPLEFRERRSRIRSPSPEPHGHIRLHKPMAIKERHLHRSARSSSSEAHNMMTSPNNTHSDQVPYSPGDLPIEDSTQSEDVETIHSGLAPTNYLESDSGLSKAAQRKQRESSDHDAPKISLDERLRAITGEPEPESPLPSPEDKEVEEHHETMQNNSEGIPEDMEISSGGGSDADDLQHLEQQKQHPTDDFQFRNGGFRPVYPGPTAQHWPYGAPRPNVWNGFDPRFNMHNQGQAWGPRPEHGSFPSNMHGRFPTRGQFHPDCNRMDVRFDSQMLPPPPPGWDRPWVQGSQHPPPSQTVGPGFHPAPDGVNPHKVLGDCVLNRVSRELKDIVKRDLNRKVIESMAFKIYESWWDEQCALKNPKPIKPAVSAAVAATVKTEPVVETLVKSETKPVESENKPLGQNTGKMPSLLNTFDPLNWAKGSLEMDGFRIGLGFRSAISKMPSFRLKKRSPSPTSMADKKSKMDTQQMKDEKEKRGKEVGGRKRIYLDSEGEEEDESDQETSDEEEIAKDNKSRVLDVDDVFSSSSSESDEEESSDEDDDDEEESDEEEEMESKDDDKNAEPASLKRPSNGDEDLEPSMKRHKVSESEDQCKIREMKIDNAVAQAALSLSELQASKLSSSSPPVLSPTGTDVQKQPSYIHPKKRRLLSKDDTRNLDLIAELSDRLRSEDCEVTAMSDKEKAALEILADMKGTPERRLPFLPRLSESSDSSEQPLHPITPGRQLSENIFSPSSTAVLPCQLSRGLVTLQSNDPQLPITPGSIPRTLSPAFGSRKHSVEEERAVEALLSIKQSQPPIPSLSPITSLGQVSKKDTELKEAEPPKVTLTQEQRDIMAALAEEHNYFALSPSKERKVDATVDPHVLRIAEEHSYSCQPSLAPKPLHSRSKEQYGSAAESLMETHVLSADDLSSASAAERVKLHHRIPKPSKKTKPVIVNDFYPEVRRKRAFKPRSEVEEMSLLSLMWMTGLDLEDMRLLRYEYEQMLTQTNVPGWANDTHWVAHPVTNIPDSEFVSLSSGTPVKKKKARRNKKDDLQDVKLHKSGCARTEGYYKVADKTKQIQRRLMYRQAENTAELSQSRQSATSSSNSSSAVATEKSREARHMMRRIASEFGADASDLLKYNQLMFRKKSVKFKRSRIHGWGLFAEETIGADEMVIEYVGELVRSLVADRREVDYTKRGIGSSYLFRIDGDHIIDATKCGNYARFMNHSCNPSCYAKVITVEGAKKIVIYSKDVIKPSDEITYDYKFPIEDVKIPCYCGAPNCRGTLN; encoded by the exons ATGATTCCCCATGGAGGTGGTCCTACTGTGAAGAGAAACTTCAAACTTCTTGTTGACCCACAGTTGAAAAAAGGCCAGGAGAAGTTAATAAGATTTGATGGTGAAAGTTACAGCTGCTCG AATCATGGTCAGCGTCCAGTTGTGGTTCGTGATCCTCGCTCACGATCAACTTTGTTATGGGGAAGAAAAGAAAGAGTTGATTTACCTGTTCCTAGATATAAG GTGGATGAGTGGTATATTGGGGCTGTTCCACCACGGGAGATCACTTTTTCTTGTCTAAATGATAATATTACTATCCAATTTATGCAGCAATTGTGCTCTAAATTTGGAAAACTTGAGAGAGTTAAAGTATACAAACATCCAAAAACTGACGAGCACATGGGACTTGCTAAA GTTGCATTTGCTTCAATCAAATCAGCTGCAAAGTGCGTTGAAGCACTACATCACACTTCCATCATGGGCAATGTCATAAACGCAGAAATTGATTGTAAAG gTGAACTACTGAAGCGCCTACATCATAAAATTCTAAAGGGGGAAATATTAGCTGATACAATGCCAGATGTAATCAAACATACACAGGAAAGGCCACTGCCACGCAAGTCAAGAAGAAAGTCATCACAGGAAGATCCCAG GCGTAAATCGACAGACAGCATTGGCGATCGACAATCGTCAATAGATCCCCACTCTCACAGTCAGGGCCCCAAGACCCCTCCTTTAAAATCAAAGCCAAGCATTTCTATTTCTGAGAAATCATTTGATGAG GATTTTGGAGACATACACTTCCAAGATCTACAGATAGATATGCCGCCTCATCCGGGTATGGCCCTTCCTGTTTTACAACCTCAGCCTATGGTTGATCATCAAGGAAGGCCTTCTGCGCAGTTACACAGGATTTCCAGTGGACTAAATTTGCAATCTTACCACTCCCTGGAATCCGGTTACGCTAGTCATCCAAACAGTGCATCACTACCTACTGATCAGTCTTCTCCATTCAATACCGCTCCTAGTGAAGAACAATTTTTGGATTCTCATGAACACcatgttgaaaaaaatgagaaaagcaataaaaacaaacaaaaggttCATGAACAAGACAAAAAGCGAAAAGGTCCAAAAGTGTGGACAGAAGATCTGGAAAACAGAATACATAATCTTTTAACAGAGCAAaaccaaaaatacaatttgcctgattcaaaaattaagaaaGACAAAGCTccgtttaaacaaaaaaattctgaaaactcacagttaaaatttcagagtcctaGCCAACATCCAGACTATTCATTGGATGGTAAATTAGATAGATTTTCAGAACAACCTTGTACTCCAGAAGATTTGGAAGATGGAGAATGTTCTGGTGATGACCAATCTGATGAAGTACATTTGTctgatgaaaaagaaaaaagtgaaaGTCATCTTGTATCAGAAGGATTACCTGAGCCTGGCATAAGTTCCcctcctcctcctccaggTTTTTCCAAGGGCCCTAGAGATCGTTTTTCTCGCAGCCCATCGCCCCGTTTTATGCCTGGTCATTCTCCTCCTCACATGGAGAGAACCCTTCCACCAGATCATCCTGATTTTGACCAAAGAAAAGATGGGCATGGGAGGTTTCCACCTGGTGAGTTTTTCCACCCACGTGGTACTTTtccaaatgaaaggtttcgACCTCCAAGTCCTGGTCGCAGAAGTCCTGAATTTGATCGTTTTTCCCATAATCGGTTTGAACCAGTGCCAAGAAGTCCAACTTTTGATCGGCGTCGAAGGCCACCGAGTCCATTTGATCACCTACGCCGCAGGAGTCCAGGATTTGAACATCATAGATTTTGTCGCAGTCCAGGAAGAGGAAGACCGTTGAGTCCTGGAAGAGGAAGACCACTGAGTCCTGGAAGAGGAAGACCACTGAGTCCTGGAAGGGGCAGACCACCAAGCCCAGGATTCATGAGACGTCATGACTTTCCACCTGGACATCCAGAATTTGACAGGAGACGATCCCCAAGTCCAAGATTTGAAAGGCAAGCACGGGGCTTGTCACCGAGAAGATTTGATGGGCCTATCATTCGAAGAGAATTCGATGGTAGTCCAAGAAGGGAACGATTTTGCCACAACTCCCCTCGGGAAATGGACAGGCGCAGACGAGAAATGAGTCCAAGGTTTGCAGACCATGAACGTCGAAGACATTCTCCAGGTTTTAGACCTGAACCTCCGTGGCTTGCAAAACCGCCACCAAGTCCGGAAACAAGGCATTTGAGAGAGCAACGTGAATTACCATTGGAGTTTCGTGAACGGAGATCTCGCATTCGCTCTCCTAGTCCTGAACCACATGGACATATAAG GCTTCACAAGCCAATGGCAATTAAGGAAAGGCATCTACATCGATCAGCTCGATCTTCTTCTTCTGAAGCACATAACATGATGACTTCACCAAATAATACACATTCTGACCAGGTGCCATACTCTCCAGGTGATCTTCCGATTGAAGACTCCACTCAGTCTGAAGATGTTGAAACCATTCACTCCGGCTTGGCTCCAACAAACTACTTGGAATCAG ATTCTGGGCTGAGTAAAGCAGCCCAAAGGAAACAACGAGAGTCTTCAGATCATGACGCCCCAAAGATTTCACTGGATGAAAGGCTGAGAGCAATAACAGGAGAGCCTGAACCAGAATCCCCTCTTCCTTCTCCGGAAGATAAAGAAGTTGAAGAACATCATGAAACGATGCAG AACAACTCTGAAGGGATCCCTGAAGACATGGAGATATCTTCAGGTGGTGGAAGTGACGCTGATGATCTACAGCATCTTGAACAACAAAAGCAACATCCAACTGATGATTTTCAGTTTCGAAATGGAGGGTTTCGACCAGTGTATCCTGGACCCACTGCCCAGCATTGGCCTTACGGTGCTCCTAGACCTAATGTCTGGAATGGATTTGATCCAAG GTTTAACATGCATAACCAAGGTCAGGCATGGGGTCCGAGACCAGAGCACGGTAGCTTCCCATCCAACATGCACGGGAGGTTCCCCACTCGGGGTCAATTTCATCCCG ATTGCAATCGCATGGATGTGAGATTCGATTCCCAAATGCTTCCTCCACCACCTCCAGGTTGGGATCGCCCATGGGTGCAAGGCTCACAACATCCTCCTCCTTCACAAACAGTGGGGCCAGGGTTTCATCCTGCTCCTGATGGTGTCAACCCACACAAAGTTCTGGGTGACTGTGTTCTTAATCGGGTGTCTAGAGAACTTAAAGACATTGTGAAACGGGACCTTAATCGTAAAGTCATTGAGTCAATGGCATTTAAAATATACGAATCTTGGTGGGATGAACAATGTGCACTTAAAAATCCTAAACCTATTAAACCTGCTGTAAGTGCAGCAGTAGCAGCAACAGTGAAAACCGAACCTGTAGTGGAAACTTTGGTCAAGTCAGAAACAAAGCCAGTTGAATCAGAAAACAAACCTCTCGGACAGAACACAGGCAAGATGCCTTCCTTGCTCAATACTTTTGATCCATTAAATTGGGCAAAAGGTTCCCTGGAAATGGATGGTTTTCGCATTGGACTTGGATTCCGCTCTGCTATTTCTAAGATGCCTTCATTCAGGCTGAAGAAGCGTTCTCCTTCACCTACCAGTATGGCAGACAAGAAATCAAAGATGGATACCCAACAAATGAAAG atgaaaaagaaaaacgaggTAAGGAAGTTGGAGGAAGGAAGAGAATTTACCTTGATAGTGAAGGTGAAGAAGAGGATGAAAGTGATCAAGAAACATCTGACGAAGAAGAAATTGCAAAGGATAATAAATCAAGAG TACTCGATGTGGATGACGTTTTCAGTTCTTCCTCTTCTGAATCTGATGAAGAGGAATCATCTGATGAAGATGATGACGATGAAGAAGAAAGTGATGAAGAAGAG GAGATGGAAAGCAAGGATGATGATAAAAACGCAGAGCCTGCCTCCTTGAAACGACCATCAAATGGTGACGAGGATCTAGAACCATCAATGAAGCGACACAAGGTTTCTGAATCTGAAGACCAATGCAAGATTCGAGAGATGAA GATCGATAATGCTGTTGCGCAAGCTGCATTGTCTCTGTCAGAACTTCAGGCAAGCAAACTTTCTTCATCATCTCCACCAGTTCTTTCTCCAACTGGAACTGATGTGCAAAAGCAGCCCAGTTACATTCATCCTAAGAAAAGACGTTTGCTTTCAAAAGATGACACTCGCAATCTTGACCTCATTGCCGAG CTTTCTGATCGTCTACGGTCGGAGGATTGTGAAGTAACAGCAATGAGTGACAAGGAAAAGGCAGCACTCGAAATCTTAGCTGACATGAAGGGCACTCCTGAAAGAAGACTGCCCTTTTTGCCAAG GTTATCTGAAAGCTCTGACTCCAGTGAGCAGCCCTTGCACCCAATTACACCAGGTCGTCAGCTCAgcgaaaacattttttccccTTCCTCTACTGCTGTGCTACCTTGCCAGTTGAGTCGTGGTCTGGTAACCTTACAATCTAATGACCCTCAGCTTCCCATCACTCCTGGTAGCATTCCAAGGACACTGTCTCCTGCTTTCGGCTCACGGAAGCATTCAGTTGAAGAGGAAAGAGCTGTTGAAGCTCTTCTGTCAATTAAACAATCCCAACCTCCTATACCTTCATTGTCGCCAATAACGTCACTAGGCCAAGTTTCCAAAAAGGACACAGAACTCAAAGAG GCTGAACCTCCAAAGGTGACCTTAACCCAAGAGCAACGCGATATAATGGCCGCATTGGCAGAAGAGCATAATTACTTTGCGTTATCGCCAAGCAAGGAACGCAAAGTTGATGCCACTGTTGATCCACATGTGCTAAGAATTGCGGAAGAACATAGCTATAG CTGTCAACCAAGCCTAGCTCCAAAACCCTTGCACAGCAGATCAAAGG AACAATATGGAAGTGCAGCCGAGTCTTTGATGGAAACTCACGTTTTATCTGCTGACGATTTGTCTTCT GCATCGGCAGCAGAAAGGGTGAAGTTACATCACCGCATACCAAAACCATCCAAGAAAACGAAACCTGTCATCGTCAACGACTTTTATCCAGAAGTGAGAAGAAAGCGAGCTTTTAAACCTCGTTCTGAGGTGGAGGAGATGTCATTACTCTCACTTATGTGGATGACAGGCCTGGACTTAGAGGACATGAGG CTTCTTCGATACGAGTATGAGCAAATGCTAACTCAAACAAATGTTCCAGGATGGGCAAATGATACTCACTGGGTGGCCCATCCTGTCACCAACATACCAGACTCTGAATTCGTTTCACTATCATCCGGCACTCCtgtaaagaaaaagaaagcaCGGAGAAACAAGAAAGATGATTTGCAGGATGTAAAACTTCACAAATCTGGTTGTGCGAGGACTGAAG GTTATTATAAGGTCGCAGATAAGACGAAACAGATCCAGCGTCGATTGATGTACAGGCAGGCTGAAAACACAGCAGAATTATCTCAAAGCAGGCAATCTGCGACTTCGTCCTCAAACTCATCATCTGCAGTAGCTACGGAAAAATCGAGGGAAGCTCGCCATATGATGAGGAGGATTGCATCAGAGTTTGGTGCAGATGCAAGTGACTTGCTCAAATACAATCAGTTGATG TTTCGTAAAAAGTCCGTTAAGTTCAAGAGGAGCCGTATCCATGGATGGGGATTGTTTGCTGAAGAGACGATAGGAGCAGATGAGATGGTGATCGAATACGTAGGAGAACTGGTTCGCTCACTTGTAGCTGATCGCCGTGAGGTTGATTACACCAAGAGGGGAATCGGAAGCTCTTATCTTTTCAGGATAGATGGTGACCATATCATCGATGCAACAAAATGCGGAAACTACGCTCGCTTCATGAATCATTCTTGCAAC CCAAGCTGTTACGCAAAGGTTATCACCGTTGAAGGTGCAAAGAAGATCGTCATTTATTCAAAGGACGTGATTAAGCCTTCTGATGAAATCACATATGACTACAAGTTCCCAATCGAAGACGTGAAAATACCTTGTTATTGTGGGGCCCCCAATTGCCGCGGAACTCTTAACTAA